DNA from Pseudomonadota bacterium:
AGCACCAGATGATGGTGGGATGACATCAGGATCGCCGCGTGCAAACGTATCCCGTGCCGCTGCGCGCTAACGGCCAGGCAATACCGGTAGAGCTCGGTCAGCTCGGGGTCTGGACGAAACAGGTGGGTGCGCCGCAGCGTGCGGCGCGTGACCATCACGGTCATTCCAGGGACGATGTAGCGTGGTTGCGTCATGCTTCGCACACCGCACCAAGCGTGCCGGACACCACCCCAGCTCATTTCGCACACTTACGCTACCGGTGGACCCGTTGTGGCGAAAGTGCCGGCGCACGCCGGCGGACGCCAACTCGGGTCGGGTCGGCGCCGGCCACGCGCTACCTGGACTTGGATGGGAGCCTCGATCTTGCGGCCGATGTCGCTTTGGGCGGCTTTGCGCTCGATGTGTGGTACACTGCGGG
Protein-coding regions in this window:
- a CDS encoding transposase produces the protein MTQPRYIVPGMTVMVTRRTLRRTHLFRPDPELTELYRYCLAVSAQRHGIRLHAAILMSSHHHLVL